One region of Eupeodes corollae chromosome 1, idEupCoro1.1, whole genome shotgun sequence genomic DNA includes:
- the LOC129938543 gene encoding odorant receptor 2a yields the protein MASPQIHTNDAFQYHWMVWKITGIRNPNGFPKRLYMLYAILINLFVTILFPLTLILNLFHTDGLQEVCENLTITITDTIANFKFLNVYFVRSKLLSIKDIVDKLDIRARNKADQQKVLGESVRIARATFKIFWGLYSFGTFLSLCKIAINSDKSLLFPAWFPLDWRNSTLQYSIVLVYQFFGLVVQAIQDVANDSYPSAYLCILTGHLRALALRVKKIGKKGNDLEANYAKLIECIRDHQAILELHVTIQGIISTACLAQFICSGLVQCTVGIYVLFIIGKNEISSLMLSGIFFFAVTLESFVICYFGHNLKQESEDLTNAIYDCNWTNQLPKFKKTLLFFMMRTHKHNVILAGNYIPVDFPTFVMIMKYSYSVFTLLVRLK from the exons ATGGCTTCACCCCAAATTCACACCAACGACGCATTCCAATACCATTGGATGGTTTGGAAAATAACAGGCATAAGGAATCCAAACGGTTTTCCCAAAAGACTTTATATGTTATATgctattttgataaatttatttgtgacaattttgtttccaCTAACTCTTATTTTGAATCTTTTCCATACGGATGGACTACAAGAAGTCTGTGAAAATCTCACAATTACTATAACGGACACCATAGCGAATTTTAAGTTCCTCAATGTGTATTTCGTTCGTTCTAAGCTACTGTCGATCAAGGATATTGTAGACAAGCTTGATATTCGAGCACGGAATAAGGCGGATCAACAAAAAGTTCTTGGTGAATCAGTGCGAATAGCGCGGGCTACTTTCAAGATATTTTGGGGCCTGTATAGTTTTGGAACGTTCTTAAGTTTATGTAAAATAGCAATCAACAGCGATAAAAGCCTCCTCTTTCCTGCCTGGTTCCCTTTGGATTGGAGAAATTCCACGCTACAATATTCAATTGTTTTGGTATACCAGTTCTTTGGCCTGGTTGTACAAGCTATTCAAGATGTGGCCAATGATTCTTATCCTTCGGCGTATTTGTGCATCCTCACAGGTCATCTTAGAGCACTGGCTCTGAGGgtgaaaaaaataggaaaaaaaggtAACGATTTGGAAGCAAACTATGCAAAGCTGATTGAATGCATTAGAGATCATCAGGCCATTCTGGA ATTACATGTGACAATTCAAGGAATTATATCAACAGCTTGTTTAGCTCAATTCATTTGCTCCGGATTGGTTCAGTGCACGGTTGGAATATACGTCCTGTTTATTATAGGAAAGAACGAGATTTCTTCATTGATGTTGTCGGGAATATTTTTCTTCGCAGTTACTTTGGAAAGTTTCGTGATATGTTACTTTGGCCATAATTTGAAACAGGAAAGTGAGGATCTAACAAATGCTATATACGATTGCAACTGGACGAATCAGTTACCAAAGTTCAAAAAGacgcttttgttttttatgatgcgGACACACAAACATAATGTTATTTTGGCTGGGAATTATATTCCTGTGGATTTTCCAACATTTGTGATG ATAATGAAGTATTCTTATTCGGTTTTTACTCTGCTTGTGCGGTTGAAATAA